Proteins from one Nyctibius grandis isolate bNycGra1 chromosome 2, bNycGra1.pri, whole genome shotgun sequence genomic window:
- the LOC137675531 gene encoding stromelysin-1-like, with translation MQLIQKYLENYYGFKKDGESFIWKSNSPMTQKIKEMQEFFGLEVTGKLDSGTLDLVQKRRCGFPDIAGFSTFAGEPKWAKQVLTYRILNYTPDLRPAGVNAAIKKALSVWSSVTPLKFIKKDRGDADIMISFAARGHNDFIPFDGPGGSVAHAYAPGKDFGGDAHFDEDETWSKSTEGTNLFYVASHELGHSLGLFHSKDPNALMYPVYRKFDPSVFPLHQDDINGIQYLYGPSSNTDNAQRESTEIKDATESKDPALPNACGPDITFDAVTTFRGEIMFLKNKHFWRKHPAVTTADFNLMSSFWPRLPPGVDAAYEIPEKDETLIFKENEFWVVRGDTILPGYPQKIYTLGFSKDVTKIDAAFYNGNEGKTYYFIADKFWSYDKRNQSMDRKPILIRGAFPGINGKIDAVFQHENFLYFFCGRKQFEFDPGKKRVTHLLKTYFWFPC, from the exons ATGCAGCTTATCCAG aagtaCCTGGAAAATTACTATGGCTTTAAGAAAGATGGGGAATCTTTCATTTGGAAAAGTAATAGTCCAATGacccaaaaaataaaagaaatgcaggAATTCTTTGGGCTGGAGGTGACGGGGAAACTCGATTCTGGCACTTTGGACCTGGTACAGAAACGTCGCTGTGGATTCCCTGACATAGCTGGGTTCTCCACCTTTGCAGGAGAGCCAAAATGGGCAAAACAAGTTCTGACATACAG GATATTAAACTACACACCAGACCTGCGTCCAGCAGGTGTCAATGCAGCAATCAAGAAAGCGTTAAGTGTTTGGAGCAGTGTGACCCCACTGAAATTCATCAAGAAGGACAGAGGTGATGCAGACATAATGATCTCCTTTGCAGCCAGAG GTCACAATGACTTCATCCCCTTTGATGGCCCAGGAGGGTCTGTTGCTCATGCCTATGCACCCGGCAAGGACTTTGGTGGAGATGCTCACTTTGATGAGGACGAAACCTGGAGCAAAAGCACAGAGG gTACGAACCTGTTTTATGTTGCTTCCCATGAACTCGGCCATTCACTGGGACTTTTCCATTCCAAAGATCCCAATGCTCTGATGTACCCAGTTTATAGGAAATTTGATCCTTCAGTATTCCCTCTTCATCAGGATGATATTAATGGCATTCAGTACCTCTATG GACCATCTTCTAACACTGACAATGCCCAAAGGGAATCTACTGAGATAAAAGACGCAACTGAGTCAAAAGATCCTGCACTGCCAAATGCCTGTGGCCCCGATATAACTTTTGATGCTGTCACCACTTTCCGTGGGGAAATAATGTTCTTAAAAAACAA GCATTTTTGGCGCAAGCATCCTGCAGTCACAACAGctgattttaatttaatgtcTTCATTCTGGCCACGGCTGCCACCTGGTGTTGATGCTGCATATGAAATTCCTGAAAAAGACGAAACTctcatttttaaag AGAATGAATTCTGGGTTGTGAGAGGAGATACCATACTTCCTGGATACCCCCAAAAAATCTACACTCTGGGCTTTTCAAAGGATGTTACCAAAATTGATGCTGCTTTTTATAATGGAAATGAGGGAAAAACATATTACTTCATAGCAGACAAATTTTGGAG TTATGATAAAAGAAATCAGTCTATGGACAGGAAGCCCATACTGATAAGAGGTGCGTTTCCAGGAATTAATGGGAAGATCGATGCTGTTTTTCAACATGAAA acttcctttatttcttctgtggaaGAAAGCAATTTGAGTTTGACCCTGGTAAAAAGAGAGTTACACACCTCCTAAAGACATACTTCTGGTTTCCAtgttaa